From a region of the Macrobrachium nipponense isolate FS-2020 chromosome 20, ASM1510439v2, whole genome shotgun sequence genome:
- the LOC135219740 gene encoding uncharacterized protein LOC135219740 — protein sequence MVLFTKPIQIEDESEGQIKTTASAGSSSESSVTSSTSPTISASSTSTTHSLPFSSISTLTSASNNLTDSSPTTFTTTTLPITSSITNVQTASTTTTIPVTSTTTNVTATSTTILSSTTSATTVPTSSTTTVPETSTITTLPTFLNTTATAFTTTTAGTSMISTSNLSATFTTITVPAAPLTTSPLATYSTTARPTTVSGTSTTTIEPTNSVATTLAATSLTTTVQATTSATVVLATPSSTIATTNYTTTVASANYTTTAAPKNYTTTTVPENYTTTAAPANYTTTAAPENFTTTAVPENYTTTVVPENYTTKAALENFTTTAAPENYTTTVAPANYTTTAVPENYTTTVAPASYLHAPRLTRNLYNQAAPENSTTTVAPAFIQPKSCTSKTIQPTHCASKLLHQTSCTKKLIQPQLHQKNSTLQLPKPVYKPELHQKTIQPRLARKLYNHSCTRNDTTTTVGHKPIQALQLHPANDTTTAAPENYTTNQLCQKLYNHSCTSQVYTPQSFAPENYNQPRCTENSTTPDAPKASLYNQSCEPQKTY from the coding sequence ATGGTATTGTTTACAAAACCCATTCAGATTGAAGATGAATCAGAAGGACAAATTAAAACAACAGCATCAGCAGGATCGTCTAGTGAATCATcagtaacatcatcaacctcacCCACCATATCTGCAAGCTCTACTTCTACAACTCATAGTTTGCCTTTTTCTTCTATTAGTACTCTAACGTCAGCATCTAATAACCTAACAGATTCTTCACCCACAACTTTCACAACCACCACCTTACCAATTACTTCTTCAATCACTAATGTACAAACAGCCAGTACAACCACAACTATACCAGTAACTTCTACAACAACCAATGTCACTGCAACTTCAACAACCATACTGTCATCAACTACTTCAGCCACAACTGTACCAACTTCTTCAACCACTACTGTCCCAGAAACTTCTACAATCACCACTTTACCAACATTTTTGAACACCACTGCAACAGCATTTACCACAACTACTGCTGGAACTTCCATGATTTCAACTTCAAATTTATCAGCAACTTTTACAACCATTACTGTACCAGCAGCTCCTTTGACCACTTCTCCACTCGCAACTTATTCAACCACTGCTAGGCCAACAACTGTATCTGGAACATCTACAACTACAattgaaccaacaaattcagtAGCCACTACTTTAGCAGCAACAAGTTTAACCACCACTGTTCAAGCAACAACATCAGCCACTGTTGTGTTAGCAACTCCTTCATCCACAATTGCTACAACAAATTATACAACCACAGTTGCATCTGCTAATTATACAACCACAGCTGCACCAAAAAACTATACAACCACAACTGTGCCAGAAAACTATACAACCACAGCTGCACCAGCAAATTATACAACCACAGCTGCACCAGAAAACTTTACAACCACAGCTGTGCCAGAAAACTATACAACCACAGTTGTGCCAGAAAACTATACCACCAAAGCTGCGCTAGAAAACTTTACAACCACAGCTGCACCAGAAAACTATACAACCACAGTTGCACCAGCAAATTATACAACCACAGCTGTGCCAGAAAACTATACAACCACAGTTGCACCAGCAAGTTATTTACACGCCCCACGGCTCACCAGAAACTTATACAACCAAGCTGCCCCAGAAAACTCTACAACCACAGTTGCACCAGCATTTATACAACCCAAAAGCTGCACCAGCAAAACTATACAACCAACCCACTGTGCCAGTaaacttttacaccaaaccagctGCACCAAGAAACTTATACAACCACAGCTGCACCAGAAAAACTCTACACTACAGTTGCCCAAGCCAGTTTATAAACCCGAGCTGCACCAGAAAACTATACAACCACGCTTGGCCAGAAAACTTTACAACCACAGCTGTACCAGAAACGATACAACCACGACTGTTGGCCACAAACCTATACAAGCTTTACAGTTACACCCAGCCAATGATACAACCACAGCTGCCCCAGAAAACTATACAACCAACCAACTGTGCCAGAAACTTTACAACCACAGTTGCACCAGCCAAGTTTATACACCACAAAGCTTTGCACCAGAAAACTATAACCAAccacgctgcacagaaaactctaCAACACCCGATGCACCAAAAGCAAGTTTATACAACCAAAGCTGCGAACCCCAGAAAACTTACTAA